The following nucleotide sequence is from Sphingomonas swuensis.
TCTCCCTTTCCAGGTCCGGTAATGATCGGTCCTGATCCGGGCTGCCCCCTCCTGGGACGGCCCGTCATCGACCAATCCCTATTCGGCTGCGTCCGCCATCGGCGCCATGGTAAGCGCTTCGACGTGCACAAACTTGCGGCCTTGGCGGCCGTCGCGAAACGCGACTTTGCCGTCCGCAAGCGCGAACAGTGTGTGATCCTTGCCGAGGCCGACATTGGTGCCCGGATAGACGCGGGTGCCGCGCTGGCGCACGATGATGTTGCCGGCAAGGACGTTCTCGCCGCCGAACTTCTTCACGCCGAGCCGCTTGCTCTCGGAATCACGGCCGTTACGCGACGAGCCGCCTGCCTTCTTATGTGCCATGGTGTGTTACGCCTTCGGAGTCTTCTTGGCCTTGCCCTTAGCAGGCGCAGCATCCTGAGTCGAGTTGGTCACGTCCTGCGTGGCCTCGGTGCCGGCATCGGCGGGGACGACGCCCTCGCTCGAAGCGACCGTGCTCTCGTCGATCTCGGTCGGGGCCGGAGCGGCCTTGGCCTTCTTCGGCGCCTTCTTGGCGTCGCCGTCGGCGGCCTTCTGCTGCTTCTCGCCGCCGATCGACACGATCTTGAGGATCGTGTGCTGCTGGCGGTGGCCCGCCTTGCGGCGATAGTTGTGGCGGCGACGCTTCTTGAAGACGGTGACCTTCTCGCCCTTCGCCTGGGCGATGATCTCGGCGGCGACGGTCAGGCCGTCGGTGCCCTTGAGGTCCGAGCCGTCACCGGCGAGCAGGACGTCGGAGATGGTGATGCTGTCACCGGCATTGCCGTCCAGCTTCTCGACGACGATCTTGTCTCCCGGCGACACGCGATACTGCTTGCCGCCGGTGCGCACGATAGCGAACATGGGCCTCTTCTCTTTTCTTGTTCGAATACGAATCTAAGGATCCCATGCGGAGGCGTGGCGCCGGCCCGCGCGGGAAGAGCGTGCCCCCTAAGTCGTCAGGCGCGGAACGTCAACCGACGGGATAGGCGGTCGAACTCTTGCAGCGCTCCATCGCGAACTTGGAAGTGACGTTCTTCAGCGGACCGGCGGCGATCAGCTGTTTGTAGAAGAGGTCGAAGTGACCCATGTCGCGGACCGCGACGCGGAGCCAATAGTCGGTCTCGCCCGCCATCCGGACGACTTCCAGCACCTCGGGGAGGTCGGCGACTCCGGCGAGGAAGCGCTGCTGCCACTCGGGGCTGTGGTCGCGCGCCTCGACCTCGATGAAGACGATGAGGTCGAGCCCGAGCGCGCGCGGATCGACCAGCGCGACGGTCTTCTCGATCACCCCGGCGGCGCGGAGCTTCTGGATCCGGCGCCAGCAGGGGGTCGGGGAGAGTCCGACCTTCGCGCCGATCTCGGCGACGGGCATGGTCGCGTCCTGCTGGAGGATGGCGAGGATCCGGCGATCGGTCTGGTCCATTTTCATTTGGGGGCGAAAATGAGCAAGAAATTGCAGGAACGCAAGTCGGCCTGCATTGCCGATGTTATTCGCGCCACCCTCTTGCCGGCACTGTCGCGGACGGCGATTATCAAGCCGTTCCGAGCGGAAGACGTCTTGATCAGAGCACGCAAGATTATTCCAATTTCGGGATGGCGGGCAGGAGGATCGCCCAGCTGCGTCCTCCTGCCTGCCGCTCCATGTTGACCCCTTGAGAGCCTGGCCCCGGCGGCACCTTGCCGTCGGGGCTTTTTCGTGGGGATTTCCGACGGCTAGGCTGTGGCTTGCACGGCACAATCGGGGACAATCGGAGCGGACGGGAAGCGCGACCGGCGGGGGCGCTGGTCGAGTGCCATCTGTCATGACAGCATCGTGCCACGGCGAGGACGGGGGTCCTCCGATCGAAATGGGGGTTTGAGCATGACCAATCGCACCACGCACCTGCTGCTGACGATCAGCCCGCTCGCGCTGATCGCGGCCACTCCGGCCTTCGCCCAGAACCAGCCGGTCACGACCGCGCCGGTGACCGCCGCGAGCGAAGGGCAGCAGCCGGACGAATCGACCATCGTCGTCACCGGCACCCGCCGCAACGACCGCACCCTCGCCGACTCGCCCGTCCCGATCGACGTCATCGGCGGCGATCAGCTGACCTCCTCGGGCCTCGGCGAGACCAACAAGATCCTCAACAACCTCGTCCCGAGCTTCAACTTCCCGCAGCCGTCGATCGCCGACGGCACCGACGCGGTCCGCCCGGCCTCGCTGCGCGGCCTGTCGCCCGACCAGGTGCTGGTGCTGGTCAACGGCAAGCGCCGCCACGTGTCGGCGCTGCTCAACATCAACGGCACCGTCGGGCGCGGCTCGGCGGCGGTCGACCTCAACAACATCCCGACCCTGGCGATCGAGCGGATCGAGGTGCTGCGCGACGGCGCCGCCTCGCAATATGGCTCGGACGCGATCGCGGGCGTGATCAACGTCAGGCTGAAGCGCGCATCCTCGGGTGGGCGGGCGCAGGCGAGCTACGGCCGCTACGTCACCACCCTCGACGGAGTGGCCAATGTCACCGGCCTCGCGCTGACCGGCGGGCAGCCCTCGCTCGACCCGACCGACGGCCGCTACCTTGCGGTCACCACCGACGGCGAGCGCAAGGTGCGCGACGGCGACCTGTGGACGATCGGCGCCAACCTCGGCGTCCCGCTCACCTCGAGCGGCGGCTTCGTCAACCTGACCGCCGAATATCGCGACCGCGACGCGACCAACCGGCAGGGCTTCGACATCCGTCCCAACTATGCCCGTCCGACGAGCACCACCTTCGACCCGCGCGAGATCACCTTCAACCGGATCAACTTCCGCTACGGCGATGCCAAGACCGAGGATTACGGCTTCTTCCTCAACGGCGGGCTCCCGCTCGATACCGCCGGCGCCGAAATCTACGCCTTCGCTTCGTACAACAAGCGCGACAGCGAGTCGGCGGCCAACTACCGCCAGCAGTCGAACGGGGTGACCGGCGCGGGCGGCGCCAACCGCGACTATTCGACCATCGCGCCCAACACGACGCCGAGCGTCGCCAACTTCACCCCGCTGACCCCCGACGGTTACCTGCCGCTGATCCAGACCGACCTGAAGGACTATTCGGCGACACTCGGCGTGCGCGGCGAGATCGCGGGCTGGAAGGTCGACGGCTCGACCCAATACGGCAAGAACAAGTTCGACTATACGATCGCCGACACGATCAACGCATCGCTCGGCACCGCATCCCCGCGCGTGTTCGACGCCGGCGGGATCGGCTACGGCCAGTTCGTCACCAACCTCGACTTCAGCCGCGAATATCAGGCGGGCTTCGCCAAGCCGCTGAGCGTCGCGGTCGGCGCCGAGTTCCGCCGCGAGGACTTCCAGATCCGGCCCGGCCAGCTCGAATCCTATATTGCCGGACCGCTCTACCGGGCGCCGATCCCGGGCTCGAACCTTGCAGCCTGCACCACGGCGGGCGGCGTGCTTTCGGGGACGACCTGCACCTTCCCGGGCCGCGCCGCGGCGCCGCGCAGCCAGGGTTTCGGCGGCTTCCCGGCGAGCGCGCGGCGTGACGTTTCGCGCAACAACGTCTCGGCCTATGTCGAGCTCGACACCGACCCGCTGCCCGGCTGGACCACCACCGTCGCGGCGCGGTTCGAGCGTTACTCGGACTTCGGAACGTCGCTGAACGGCAAGTTCGCCACCCGCTTCGAGATCTCGCCGGGGATCGCGCTTCGCGGGGCGATCTCGAACGGCTTCCGCGCGCCGTCGCTTCAGCAGCAATATTTCACCACCGTCTCGACCAACTTCATCTCGGGCGTTGCGGTCGACATCCTGACGCTCGGCGTCAACGATCCGGTGGCACAGCGCCTGGGTGCGAAGCCCTTGAAGCCCGAGAAGTCGACCAACCTGTCGGTCGGTGCGACGCTCAACCCGATGCGCGGGCTGACGGTCACGATCGACGGCTACCAGATCAAGCTCAAGGACCGGATCGTCCTGACCGAGAACCTCGGTGCGTCGAGCAACGCGGCGACCGACACGCTGGCACGCGCGCTGATCAACGACACGTCGATCGGCGCCGCGCGCTTCTTCATCAACGGCCTCGATACCACCACGCGCGGGATCGACGTGGTCGGCAACTACCGCTTCGCCGCCGGGCCGAGCCGGTGGACGCTGACCGCGGCCTACAATTACAACAAGAGCGAGATCGATCGCCGCATCGTCGACTTGGGGCCGCTCGCCGCCGCGTCCAACATCGTGCTGTTCGGGCGGGTCGAGGGCATCCGCTTCGAGAAGGGCCAGCCGCGCGACAAGGTCGTCCTGTCGGCCGACGGGCGGATGGGGGCGTTCGGGCTGACCGCGCGCACGACCCGCTACGGCAAGGTGGTGTCGCCCAACACGGCGACGCCGATCAGTGCTCCGACCAGCCTCGACGCTTATGGGCCGGACGACGTCTTCCTCAGCCCCAAGTGGATCACCGACCTCGAGCTGAGGGCAAGCCCGGTCAAGTCGGTCGAAGTGGCGCTGGGCGCGAACAACCTGTTCGACGTCTATCCCGACCGGCTGGCGTTCGGGCCGCGGCCGGCCTCGGTCGGCGGGGTCTATCCGGTGACCCAAGCCTTCCTGCCTTACTCGAACTTCTCGCCCTTTGGCTTCAACGGCCGCTTCCTCTACGGGCGGGTGAGCGTCGACTTCTGATGACATGAATGGACCCCGGAGGCTGGTGCTTCCGGGGTTTTTTCTTGCGCGCTAAGGCCTGAGGTTTCGGCCCACGCCGGGACGGGATTGTCGATTAGTGGCGGTGCTGCGGGCGGAGCGTGTAGCGGCCCGGCGAGAAGCCATCGAAGAGATTGTCGATCGCCGGATGGTCGACCGGCTCGTCCTCATCGTCGACGACGAGGTTCTGCTGGCTGACGTAGGCAACGTAGCTGCCGTCGCCATTCTCGGCGAGCAGGTGGTAGAAGGGCTGGTCCTTGGACGGGCGGATCTCAAGCGGGATCGCCTGATACCATTCCTCGCTGTTGGCGAAGACCGGATCGACGTCGAAGATCACGCCTCGAAAGTCGAGCAGGCGGTGGCGCACCACCTCGCCGATGCCGAAGCGGGCGGTGGCGACCGGAGGGGCCGCGAGATCGGTCATGTCGGAAGAACGCACGTGCGACTGCATGGCTGCAATCTGGCCACGAAAGCGCGCCGCTGCAAGCCCGTCAGAAGGGGATGGGCTCGCCCCGCCAGTCGAAGAAGCCGCCGCTGTCCTGCGGGGTCAGTGCGTCGAGCACGGCGAGCAGCCGTTCCGCCGAGCCGCCGGGCGAGAGCAACTGGCCGTCGGGGACGTTGGCCTGGAACGGGCGGCTCATCCCCGTGTCGACGGTGCCCGGGTGGAGCGCGACGACCACCGCCTCGGGGCGCGTGCGTGCAATCTCGATCGCGGTGGACCGGACCAGCTGGTTAAGCGCCGCCTTGCTGGCGCGATAGCCGTACCAGCCGCCAAGGCGATTGTCGGCGATGCTCCCGACCCGCGCCGAGAGGAGGGCCGTGCGGCTCGGTCCGTCGCGGCGAAGCAGGGGGGCGAAATGCTTGAGGACCAGCGCCGGACCGACCGCATTGACGGCGAAGCTGCGCAGCAGCCGCGCGGGATCGAGCTGGCGAAGCGAGCGCTCGGGCTGGAGGTCCTCGTCATGGAGAAGGCCGGTGGCGACGACCAGCCGGTCGATCGTCCGGCCCTCGAGGCTGGCGGCCGCGGCGGCGATGGTCGCCTCGTCGGTGAGGTCGAGCGCGCCTTGCCGGCGCGACAGGCGGTGGACCGTCTCGCCGCGCTGCTCGAGCCGGTCGGCGAGTGCCAGCCCGATCCCGCCCGAGGCGCCGATGACGACCGAATTCATGCCTTCCGACTAGGCCGGGCGGTCACTCCGGCCAAGCTGGTCCAAGGGGCCGATAATCCATTTGGCAAGGGGAAGCGGCACTGCTAGGGAGCCGCCCGCGACCCCCGGCGAACCCGCCGGGTCCATGTTCTCGTCTAGCGGAGAGGTGGCTGAGTGGTCGAAAGCACCGCACTCGAAATGCGGCGTGCCCTCACGGGTACCGTGGGTTCGAATCCCACCCTCTCCGCCACGACCTTGTTCCGAGCCTGAGGGCCGAAGCCGGCATCGATGCGGTGCGGACGGGACCGATACGGATCATTCGACACTTACCGATCCGCAACCTAGCAGCGCTAGGAAGACGCCGAGCCGTTCAGGCGTCGTTTCTTCCTTTCGGCCGGGCCTCTCCCGGCCCCAGCGGCTCGGGTGCGTTCAATGGTGGGTTTGCAGAACAACAACCGGCTGGTCGCCGCGACGCTCGGAGTGCTTTGCGTGCTCCTCGTCCTGGCGATCGCCAAGATGCAGATCTCGATCATCCGCGCCGACCGGCTCTCCTCCGAGGCGGTGCAGCAGAGCAATGCGCGCGCCCGGACGCTCAGCGAATATTTCGTCATCCTGCAGGACGTGGAAACCGGGCAGCGCGGCTATGTCGTGACCGGCAATCCCGATTTCCTCGAGCCGATGAAGGCGGGCCTGGCACGGGTGGCCGAGGTCGGCACGCGGCTTCGGCAGCAATATGCCGCGGGGAGCAAAGAGGCGGTGCTTGCCGAACATCTCCTGATGGTCGGAGCGGCCAAGGTCCGACATGCGCGCGTGGTCGCCGATCTTCGCGCCCGCGGGCAGACGGACGAGGCTGCGGCCATGATCCGCAACCTCAGCGGGAAGCGGCTGATGGATGACGTGCGCCGCAAGGTGGCGGCGCTCCAGGAGGCGGAAAGGAACGTCTCGCGTGCCATCCTGCTGGCCAGCGCCGTCGACCACGAGCAGCGCCGACTGCGGGTGATCGCGGCGGAAATGGCGCTGCTTCTGACGGCGGGCGCGCTCTTCACCCTGCTTCTCCTGACGCTGACCAAGCTCGACCGGACCAGCCGCACGCGCAACGATTATGCCGCGCGGCAGCAGGCGATCTTCGATCATGCGAGCGACGCGATGCTGATGCTCGACCAGGAGGGCATGATCATCTCGGTCAATGCGGCGGCCGAGCGCCTGTTCGGGCGCTCCGCGGACGAACTGGTCGGGCAGAGCAACCTCAGCCTGTTCGCCGACCCGCCTCCGGTGGAAGTAAGCCGGGCCTATCTCAAGGGGCTGATCGCGGGGGAGGCGTCGGCCAATCCGGTGCAGAACTTCATCGGGAGACGCGGCGACGGGACCGAATTCGAAACCGAGGTGGTGACCACCCCGGTGCCGCTCCACGACGGGCTCCAGTTCCTCGCGGTCGGGCGCGACAGCACCGAGCGGCGCCAGGTGGAGCGGATGAAGAGCGAGTTCGTCGCCACGGTCAGCCATGAGCTGCGGACCCCGCTGGCGTCGATCTCGGGCTCGCTCGGACTGCTTGCCGGAAACCCGGCCAACGAACTTCCCGCTGGTGCCCGCCGATTGGTCGAGATCGCGCTCAACAACAGCCACCGGCTGATCCGGCTGATCAACGACATGCTCGACCTCGAGAAAATCGAGTCGAACCGGATGGAGCTGAGGGAGGAAGCTGTCGACCTGCGGCCGCTGCTCGAGCGGGTGATCGAGGAGAATGACGGCTTCGCGGCGAGGCACCGGATCGACGTGCACCTCGTCTCCGTGCCGCCGCGGGCCTGCGTCCTCGCCGACCCCGACCGGATGGTCCAGGTGTTCACCAACCTCCTCTCCAACGCGATCAAATTCTCGCCCAAGGGAGAACAGGTCGATGTGCGGGTAGTCGATGCCGGCACCGCTTGGCGGATCAGCGTCGAGGACCATGGCCCCGGGATCCCCGAAGCCTTTCGCAACCGCATCTTCGGCAAGTTCGCGCAGGCCGACGGCGCGGACGCGCGGATCCATGGCGGCTCGGGCCTCGGGCTCAGCATCGTCAAGGAGATCGTCGCGCGCACCGGCGGCACGGTCAGCTTCGACAGCGAACTCGGCCGCGGAACGCGCTTCCACGTCGACCTGCCCAAGTTGCAGACGCCCGCGCCCGCCGACGAGGCGCCGGTGCAGCAGCAGCCGATCGCCGACGACG
It contains:
- the rpmA gene encoding 50S ribosomal protein L27 — translated: MAHKKAGGSSRNGRDSESKRLGVKKFGGENVLAGNIIVRQRGTRVYPGTNVGLGKDHTLFALADGKVAFRDGRQGRKFVHVEALTMAPMADAAE
- a CDS encoding Lrp/AsnC family transcriptional regulator, translating into MDQTDRRILAILQQDATMPVAEIGAKVGLSPTPCWRRIQKLRAAGVIEKTVALVDPRALGLDLIVFIEVEARDHSPEWQQRFLAGVADLPEVLEVVRMAGETDYWLRVAVRDMGHFDLFYKQLIAAGPLKNVTSKFAMERCKSSTAYPVG
- a CDS encoding TonB-dependent receptor, with translation MTNRTTHLLLTISPLALIAATPAFAQNQPVTTAPVTAASEGQQPDESTIVVTGTRRNDRTLADSPVPIDVIGGDQLTSSGLGETNKILNNLVPSFNFPQPSIADGTDAVRPASLRGLSPDQVLVLVNGKRRHVSALLNINGTVGRGSAAVDLNNIPTLAIERIEVLRDGAASQYGSDAIAGVINVRLKRASSGGRAQASYGRYVTTLDGVANVTGLALTGGQPSLDPTDGRYLAVTTDGERKVRDGDLWTIGANLGVPLTSSGGFVNLTAEYRDRDATNRQGFDIRPNYARPTSTTFDPREITFNRINFRYGDAKTEDYGFFLNGGLPLDTAGAEIYAFASYNKRDSESAANYRQQSNGVTGAGGANRDYSTIAPNTTPSVANFTPLTPDGYLPLIQTDLKDYSATLGVRGEIAGWKVDGSTQYGKNKFDYTIADTINASLGTASPRVFDAGGIGYGQFVTNLDFSREYQAGFAKPLSVAVGAEFRREDFQIRPGQLESYIAGPLYRAPIPGSNLAACTTAGGVLSGTTCTFPGRAAAPRSQGFGGFPASARRDVSRNNVSAYVELDTDPLPGWTTTVAARFERYSDFGTSLNGKFATRFEISPGIALRGAISNGFRAPSLQQQYFTTVSTNFISGVAVDILTLGVNDPVAQRLGAKPLKPEKSTNLSVGATLNPMRGLTVTIDGYQIKLKDRIVLTENLGASSNAATDTLARALINDTSIGAARFFINGLDTTTRGIDVVGNYRFAAGPSRWTLTAAYNYNKSEIDRRIVDLGPLAAASNIVLFGRVEGIRFEKGQPRDKVVLSADGRMGAFGLTARTTRYGKVVSPNTATPISAPTSLDAYGPDDVFLSPKWITDLELRASPVKSVEVALGANNLFDVYPDRLAFGPRPASVGGVYPVTQAFLPYSNFSPFGFNGRFLYGRVSVDF
- the hspQ gene encoding heat shock protein HspQ; translation: MTDLAAPPVATARFGIGEVVRHRLLDFRGVIFDVDPVFANSEEWYQAIPLEIRPSKDQPFYHLLAENGDGSYVAYVSQQNLVVDDEDEPVDHPAIDNLFDGFSPGRYTLRPQHRH
- a CDS encoding SDR family NAD(P)-dependent oxidoreductase — its product is MNSVVIGASGGIGLALADRLEQRGETVHRLSRRQGALDLTDEATIAAAAASLEGRTIDRLVVATGLLHDEDLQPERSLRQLDPARLLRSFAVNAVGPALVLKHFAPLLRRDGPSRTALLSARVGSIADNRLGGWYGYRASKAALNQLVRSTAIEIARTRPEAVVVALHPGTVDTGMSRPFQANVPDGQLLSPGGSAERLLAVLDALTPQDSGGFFDWRGEPIPF
- a CDS encoding ATP-binding protein; translation: MVGLQNNNRLVAATLGVLCVLLVLAIAKMQISIIRADRLSSEAVQQSNARARTLSEYFVILQDVETGQRGYVVTGNPDFLEPMKAGLARVAEVGTRLRQQYAAGSKEAVLAEHLLMVGAAKVRHARVVADLRARGQTDEAAAMIRNLSGKRLMDDVRRKVAALQEAERNVSRAILLASAVDHEQRRLRVIAAEMALLLTAGALFTLLLLTLTKLDRTSRTRNDYAARQQAIFDHASDAMLMLDQEGMIISVNAAAERLFGRSADELVGQSNLSLFADPPPVEVSRAYLKGLIAGEASANPVQNFIGRRGDGTEFETEVVTTPVPLHDGLQFLAVGRDSTERRQVERMKSEFVATVSHELRTPLASISGSLGLLAGNPANELPAGARRLVEIALNNSHRLIRLINDMLDLEKIESNRMELREEAVDLRPLLERVIEENDGFAARHRIDVHLVSVPPRACVLADPDRMVQVFTNLLSNAIKFSPKGEQVDVRVVDAGTAWRISVEDHGPGIPEAFRNRIFGKFAQADGADARIHGGSGLGLSIVKEIVARTGGTVSFDSELGRGTRFHVDLPKLQTPAPADEAPVQQQPIADDGRRHFLHIEDDADALRVVGEAFAHIAEVHFSPSFAEAKAALRRFRFDAVLLDVALADGSGLDLVPLIRETSPGAPVILYTATDLGAAEVAMVDVAGVKSRTSLAELVARVEELIGVRAEAETRA